In the Arachis stenosperma cultivar V10309 chromosome 8, arast.V10309.gnm1.PFL2, whole genome shotgun sequence genome, GCCCAATGACAACACATGCCCAATATGCTTGTCGGAGTACAAGCCCAAAGAGACAGTGAAAAGAATACCTGAATGTCTTCATTGCTTTCACGCTCAATGTATTGATGAGTGGCTTCCATTGAATGCTTCTTGCCCAATTTGCCGAACTTCTCCCAACAAGTTACCTGCAGCAGCTTAATCCATCATTAGACTCTCATACTTAATAGTTAATACTAGTTTACCAGTAATTAATACTTCTACCACTTCAATTCTTTGTCTCTCTCTACTCCCtagttttttttcttcaaatttgTAGCATGTGTAATACTTTCTTTTTTGCTTTAAATAAAATGTTGAAACTAACCAACCCCTGAACTACCTAAACTATTCTAGTGTTTGTAATCAGCTGGAGATTGGAGAGCAAATTAGTATGAACAGATTTTAGAAcagtttgaaaattttttacatGTACACAAAAGATTAGTCACTAATCAGTTACGATGTATCTacattgatttaaatattttatattgagTTACATATTTTTtcaagtaaataattaattatcgaaataattaaacctaataTAATAGAACACACATTTGCAGATCTTACTGCATGCAGGGGCCACGTGCAACGCGAGCCCAATATTAccatttactaattatttatttttaatatttataattgattatctttcatttacattttctgAAACAAAGCAGAATGCAAGAGATCGATCGCATTAATGACTGTGTAGAAGATCACTGATCCGCACTCATAAATCATAATTGAAGCATTCCCAATTCCGCACTAACACGATGGCCGTGTAAGTTAATCCACCACTTCTTCCCAACTTACCAACTAAACTTGGCTTAATTAAGTTTGTTTATTCACTAATGACAGGGTTGCATCTGCACCTGGGAAGGTGTTAATCACCGGTGGTTACCTGATTTTGGAGAGACCCAACGCAGGTCTCGTGCTTAGTACGAATGCTCGCTTTTACACCATCGTTAAGCCTCTTCACAACGAAATCCAACCTGATAGCTGGGCTTGGGTGCGTTTTAATtccttaattttaattaaattacttaattaagttaattaattaactaattaattggTTCTTTCTTCGTTCAGGCTTGGGCAGACGTCAGATTAACGTCTCCGCAGCTCGGCAGAGAAGGACACTACAAGCTCGCGCTCAAGAATCTCACTGTCCAAAGTGTTTCTTCCTCAAGGCacgttttttattattattattttttttgtttcgcATTATTATATTTGTTTGATTAGTGGCTTCAGTGGAATAAGTAGTTTGGTGCttaatttgttttgttttttccaGTGAAGGGGGAAATCCTTTTGTGGAATATGCAGTGCAGTATTCTGTGGCTGCtgcttatgcaacattggataacAATAAAAAGGAAGTGTTGCACAAGCTTCTCTTACAAGGTAGTAACCAGTGCTGATTTTGTTAACTCTTTCAGTCAACTActtcagatttcaatttttgTAACTGAATTGGTCTTGTAGGACTTGACATCACCATTTTGGGTTGTAATGATTTCTATTCATATAGAAATGAGGTAATTCACCCCTATCCAATTTTGTTTGTACGTAATTTCTACCATTAGATGTGTTTAACACTTGATTTAAGGATTGAATGATGTGTGCTAGCTTAGTGTACAAAGCAGAATGATCATGAGTGAAGTTTTGATGTTGCAAAACTTGTGCAGATTGAGAGACGTGGACTCCCTTTGACACCGGAGTCATTGGCGAGTATTCCTCCTTTTGCATCCATAACGTTCAATACTGATGATGGTAATGGAGATTGCAAGCCTGAAGTAGCTAAGACTGGTTTGGGCTCATCTGCTGCTATGACAACTGCTGTAGTTGGTGCTTTACTTCATTACCTTGGTGTCATAAAGCTTTCCTCTTCTAAAGATCAACAGGATAGGAAGGATTACACAGATATTGATTTGTTGCATAAAATAGCTCAAACTGCTCATTGTATTGCCCAAGGAAAAGTTGGCAGTGGGTTTGATGTCAGTTCAGCTGTGTATGGCAGTCAACGTTATGTGCGGTTTTCACCGGAAGTGATTTCCTCCGTACAGGTATTCAGCTCTTACCCTTTTAATGTGTCTTGTGTTTTAGGCAAAAAATGCTTTAATTATGTTGATTTCTGTTGCacacttttgtatatatatatatatatatatatatatgtgcaTTTCAACTGGTCATGCTGGTATTGTGAATATTTATCGACTAAATATGTAACTGGTATGAATGACTCTCCTGATTTGTTTGGCCTAAATATACTCAATTAAAAGAACATTAGTTTTCCTTGATGTACAACAAAACTTGAGCTCTCTAATTCTTGCTACTAGCCCCGTCATTTTAGTTTGCCATTCCAGTTGCTAAACATGTTAGGATCTTCTATTGGTTATCTCTTACAGTGACTAGACATTGTTTTGCTGACATTGCAGGT is a window encoding:
- the LOC130944410 gene encoding phosphomevalonate kinase, peroxisomal is translated as MAVVASAPGKVLITGGYLILERPNAGLVLSTNARFYTIVKPLHNEIQPDSWAWAWADVRLTSPQLGREGHYKLALKNLTVQSVSSSSEGGNPFVEYAVQYSVAAAYATLDNNKKEVLHKLLLQGLDITILGCNDFYSYRNEIERRGLPLTPESLASIPPFASITFNTDDGNGDCKPEVAKTGLGSSAAMTTAVVGALLHYLGVIKLSSSKDQQDRKDYTDIDLLHKIAQTAHCIAQGKVGSGFDVSSAVYGSQRYVRFSPEVISSVQVAAQALPVPELISDILNGNWDHERTEFSLPPLMTLLLGEPGTGGSSTPSMVGAVKKWQKSDPQKSLDTWRRLSEANSQLEIQLNFLSKLAKEQWDAYKSVIDSCSKLRSEKWIEQASEPNKEAVIKALLGAKEVMLGIRYRMRLMGEAAGVPIEPESQTKLLDATLNLEGVLLAGVPGAGGFDAVFAVTLGDSSSNVTKTWSSLNVLALLVKEDPCGVSLESADPRTNEITSAVSSIHIE